In Rattus norvegicus strain BN/NHsdMcwi chromosome 3, GRCr8, whole genome shotgun sequence, a genomic segment contains:
- the Tmem203 gene encoding transmembrane protein 203 translates to MLFSLRELVQWLGFATFEIFVHLLALLVFSVLLALRVDGLAPGLSWWNVFVPFFAADGLSTYFTTIVSVRLFQDGEKRLAVLRLFWVLTVLSLKFVFEMLLCQKLVEQTRELWFGLITSPVFILLQLLMIRACRVN, encoded by the coding sequence ATGTTATTCTCGCTGCGGGAACTGGTGCAGTGGCTGGGCTTCGCCACCTTTGAGATATTCGTGCACTTGCTGGCCCTGTTGGTGTTCTCCGTGTTGTTGGCACTGCGAGTGGATGGCCTGGCTCCGGGCCTCTCCTGGTGGAACGTCTTTGTGCCTTTTTTCGCTGCCGACGGGCTCAGTACCTACTTCACCACCATCGTTTCCGTTCGTCTCTTCCAAGATGGGGAGAAGCGACTGGCTGTACTGCGCCTCTTCTGGGTTCTCACCGTCCTAAGCCTCAAGTTTGTCTTTGAGATGCTGCTGTGCCAGAAGCTAGTGGAGCAGACTCGGGAACTCTGGTTCGGCCTGATTACCTCTCCGGTCTTCATTCTCCTGCAGCTTCTCATGATCCGGGCTTGTCGGGTCAACTAG